A stretch of the Anopheles funestus chromosome X unlocalized genomic scaffold, idAnoFuneDA-416_04 X_unloc_105, whole genome shotgun sequence genome encodes the following:
- the LOC125772746 gene encoding uncharacterized protein LOC125772746 isoform X10: MLITRSVSNGSSIVTQIWIDLLISYQKLFYADVLSCLWKKLFEVQRLKIFSIFPKKFLILPLWMLITRSVSNGSSIVTQIWKDLLISYQKLFYADVLNCLWKKLFEVQRLNIFSTFPKKFLILPLWMLITRSVSNGSSIVAHIWIDLVISYQKLFYADVLSCLWKKLFEVQRLNIFSTFPKKFLILPLWMLITRTVSNGSSIVAHIWIDLVISYQKLFYADVLSCLWKKLFEVQRLNIFSTFPKKVLILPLWMLITRSVSNGSSIVAHIWIDLVISYQKLFYADVLSCLWKKLFEVQRLNIFSTFPKKFLILPLWMLITRSVSNGSSIVTHIWIDLVISYQKLFYADVLSCLWKKLFEVQIPNIFSTFPKKFLILPLWMLITRSVSNGSSIVTQIWKDLLISYQKLFYADVLSCLWKKLFEKVASNTLNGLYELPTFRLISRDSHFNFYF, from the exons gtacaaagacttaaaattttctcaatttttcctaaaaaattcctcattttgccactttggatgcttataactcggtcagtttccaatggatcttcaattgtaacacagatttggaaagatctgcttatcagctaccaaaagttattctacgccgatgtgctaaattgtctgtggaaaaagttattcgag gtacaaagacttaacattttctcaacttttccaaaaaaattcctcattttgccactttggatgcttataactcggtcagtttccaatggatcttcaattgtagcacatatttggatagatctggtcattagctaccaaaagttattctacgccgatgtgctaagttgtctgtggaaaaagttattcgaggtacaaagacttaacattttctcaacttttccaaaaaaattcctcattttgccactttggatgcttataactcggacagtttccaatggatcttcaattgtagcacatatttggatagatctggtcattagctaccaaaagttattctacgccgatgtgctaagttgtctgtggaaaaagttattcgaggtacaaagacttaacattttctcaacttttccaaaaaaagtcctcattttgccactttggatgcttataactcggtcagtttccaatggatcttcaattgtagcacatatttggatagatctggtcattagctaccaaaagttattctacgccgatgtgctaagttgtctgtggaaaaagttattcgaggtacaaagacttaacattttctcaacttttccaaaaaaattcctcattttgccactttggatgcttataactcggtcagtttccaatggatcttcaattgtaacacatatttggatagatctggtcattagctaccaaaaattattctacgccgatgtgctaagttgtttgtggaaaaagttattcgaggtacaaatacctaacattttctcaacttttcctaaaaaattcctcattttgccactttggatgcttataactcggtcagtttccaatggatcttcaattgtaacacagatttggaaagatctgctcatcagctaccaaaaattattctacgccgatgtgctaagttgtctgtggaaaaagttatttgaaaaagtagcttctaatactttgaatggcttatacgaattgcctaccttcaggctgatttctcgcgattcgcatttcaatttctatttttga
- the LOC125772746 gene encoding uncharacterized protein LOC125772746 isoform X9: MLITRSVSNGSSIVTQIWKDLLISYQKLFYADVLSCLWKKLFEVQRLKIFSIFPKKFLILPLWMLITRSVSNGSSIVTQIWKDLLISYQKLFYADVLNCLWKKLFEVQRLNIFSTFPKKFLILPLWMLITRSVSNGSSIVAHIWIDLVISYQKLFYADVLSCLWKKLFEVQRLNIFSTFPKKFLILPLWMLITRTVSNGSSIVAHIWIDLVISYQKLFYADVLSCLWKKLFEVQRLNIFSTFPKKVLILPLWMLITRSVSNGSSIVAHIWIDLVISYQKLFYADVLSCLWKKLFEVQRLNIFSTFPKKFLILPLWMLITRSVSNGSSIVTHIWIDLVISYQKLFYADVLSCLWKKLFEVQIPNIFSTFPKKFLILPLWMLITRSVSNGSSIVTQIWKDLLISYQKLFYADVLSCLWKKLFEKVASNTLNGLYELPTFRLISRDSHFNFYF; this comes from the exons gtacaaagacttaaaattttctcaatttttcctaaaaaattcctcattttgccactttggatgcttataactcggtcagtttccaatggatcttcaattgtaacacagatttggaaagatctgcttatcagctaccaaaagttattctacgccgatgtgctaaattgtctgtggaaaaagttattcgag gtacaaagacttaacattttctcaacttttccaaaaaaattcctcattttgccactttggatgcttataactcggtcagtttccaatggatcttcaattgtagcacatatttggatagatctggtcattagctaccaaaagttattctacgccgatgtgctaagttgtctgtggaaaaagttattcgaggtacaaagacttaacattttctcaacttttccaaaaaaattcctcattttgccactttggatgcttataactcggacagtttccaatggatcttcaattgtagcacatatttggatagatctggtcattagctaccaaaagttattctacgccgatgtgctaagttgtctgtggaaaaagttattcgaggtacaaagacttaacattttctcaacttttccaaaaaaagtcctcattttgccactttggatgcttataactcggtcagtttccaatggatcttcaattgtagcacatatttggatagatctggtcattagctaccaaaagttattctacgccgatgtgctaagttgtctgtggaaaaagttattcgaggtacaaagacttaacattttctcaacttttccaaaaaaattcctcattttgccactttggatgcttataactcggtcagtttccaatggatcttcaattgtaacacatatttggatagatctggtcattagctaccaaaaattattctacgccgatgtgctaagttgtttgtggaaaaagttattcgaggtacaaatacctaacattttctcaacttttcctaaaaaattcctcattttgccactttggatgcttataactcggtcagtttccaatggatcttcaattgtaacacagatttggaaagatctgctcatcagctaccaaaaattattctacgccgatgtgctaagttgtctgtggaaaaagttatttgaaaaagtagcttctaatactttgaatggcttatacgaattgcctaccttcaggctgatttctcgcgattcgcatttcaatttctatttttga